A single window of Bacteroidota bacterium DNA harbors:
- a CDS encoding efflux RND transporter permease subunit gives MKDKFKEFGPSSWAIDNKITVYILTIIISIVGVMSYIGLPKESFPDITVPTIFVNTVNAGNSPTNIENTITKPIEKKLKSVSGIKKVTSTSLQDVSVVVIEFNTDINPDKAKQKVKDAVDEARTDLPQTLTREPMIKEIAFSEIPIMYINIAGAYDLKKLKQYAEDLQDRIEGLREINEAKMVGDLEREIQINLDMYKMQASQLTLGDIQRALGSENLSITLGSVPMDGMKRTLSIKNEFKEVEELKNIVITSQSGAKAYLKDFAEVIDSFKEQESFSSSKGKNVITLNVIKRPGENLIEASEKIREIIKDMKEKEFPNGLEISITGDQSDKTEVTLHDLINTIIIGFILVTFILMFFMGVTNALFVALSVPLSMFIAFMIMPGIGFTMNMIVLFAFLLALGIVVDDAIVVIENTHRLFENGKRDIKTAAKMAAGEVFLPVLSGTLTTLAPFIPLAFWKGIIGKFMFFMPITLIISLLASLFVAYIINPVFAVDFMKPHHEEEKEFGKISKKGWRLIIVYAVVAIIAHINNHPAIGNLVIFLGLFMVTHRLILYKVINAWQNKTWPAFQRAYTKFLHWNLAKPYRPVVIVLASFVLAIMLFAARQPKVVFFPQGDPNNVFVYVKLPVGTDPVYTNQIMRKVEAKVDSVIGKDNPVVESIITNVTIGVTDPQDQDQNAYPNRGKIAINFVRFGLRNGESTAKYLNALQNMKWNIPGADISANQEQAGPPTSKPINIEIRGDKLEDLISTANHLKRFLDDQKIEGVMELKKDIEDNKPEIVFDIDRERANREGIMTGQIAMEIRGAVFGAEATKFRDADDEYPVQLRYKYDQRIDIETIKNLKITFRDMNMGGMLRSIPLSSVCDIRYAQTYGGIKRKNFKRVITLASDVKQGYNANEVVAKVQRAAAMYNPVGNVEVAFTGEQEEQKETGSFLLGALGISFGLMLLILVMQFNAFGKPVIIMTEIFFSIIGVLLGTAIFKMDMSIVMTGVGIIALGGIAVRNGILLVEFAEMERARGVSLWEATVEAGRTRMTPVILTATAAILGLIPLAVGLNIDFEGLFTNFSPNIYFGGDNVTFWGPLSWTMIFGLAFATVITLVVVPAMYLMAERLKRKAVIILNHFELPVILMYVPFFILICRIILRMKKVKLEYGNLDY, from the coding sequence ATGAAAGATAAATTTAAAGAGTTTGGTCCCTCCAGTTGGGCCATCGATAATAAGATAACCGTATACATTCTCACAATAATTATTTCGATAGTTGGTGTGATGTCATATATCGGTTTACCTAAGGAAAGTTTTCCTGATATCACTGTTCCTACCATTTTCGTTAACACAGTTAATGCAGGAAACTCACCAACAAACATTGAGAATACTATTACCAAACCGATTGAGAAAAAATTAAAGTCGGTGTCAGGCATAAAAAAGGTAACAAGTACTTCTTTACAAGATGTGTCGGTAGTTGTAATTGAGTTTAACACGGATATTAATCCTGACAAGGCAAAGCAAAAGGTGAAGGACGCAGTGGATGAAGCCCGCACTGACTTACCACAAACCCTAACGCGTGAGCCAATGATTAAGGAGATTGCTTTCTCCGAAATTCCAATCATGTACATTAACATCGCCGGTGCTTATGATTTGAAAAAATTAAAGCAGTATGCCGAAGATTTACAAGATCGAATTGAAGGTCTGCGTGAAATCAACGAAGCAAAAATGGTGGGTGATTTGGAAAGAGAAATTCAAATCAATCTTGATATGTATAAAATGCAAGCGTCTCAGTTAACATTAGGAGATATTCAGCGCGCATTAGGTTCGGAAAACTTATCAATTACTTTAGGAAGCGTTCCAATGGATGGAATGAAACGTACTTTAAGTATTAAAAACGAATTTAAAGAAGTTGAGGAGTTAAAAAATATTGTGATTACTTCTCAAAGCGGCGCTAAAGCTTACTTAAAAGATTTTGCAGAAGTAATTGATTCATTTAAGGAACAGGAAAGTTTTTCAAGCAGTAAAGGAAAAAATGTAATTACCTTAAATGTTATCAAACGTCCCGGAGAAAATCTAATCGAAGCTTCTGAAAAAATTCGTGAGATTATTAAGGACATGAAGGAGAAAGAGTTTCCGAACGGACTTGAAATTTCAATTACAGGAGATCAATCCGATAAAACGGAAGTTACCTTACACGATTTGATTAATACAATTATCATCGGATTTATTTTGGTAACCTTTATCTTAATGTTCTTCATGGGTGTAACTAATGCGTTATTTGTGGCGCTATCAGTGCCGCTTTCCATGTTTATTGCTTTCATGATCATGCCTGGCATAGGATTTACCATGAACATGATTGTATTATTCGCCTTCTTATTGGCGCTCGGTATTGTGGTAGATGATGCAATTGTAGTTATTGAGAATACGCATCGCTTATTCGAAAATGGAAAGCGCGACATTAAAACTGCTGCAAAAATGGCGGCAGGCGAAGTGTTTTTGCCGGTGTTATCCGGTACACTTACAACTTTAGCACCGTTTATCCCATTAGCATTTTGGAAAGGTATCATCGGTAAGTTTATGTTCTTTATGCCAATAACACTCATTATTTCATTGTTGGCATCTCTCTTTGTGGCATACATTATCAATCCGGTGTTTGCAGTTGATTTCATGAAACCGCATCACGAGGAAGAAAAAGAATTTGGAAAAATTTCTAAGAAGGGATGGAGATTAATTATAGTTTACGCAGTGGTAGCAATCATCGCGCACATTAATAATCATCCGGCTATTGGTAACTTGGTTATTTTCTTAGGATTATTTATGGTAACCCATCGTTTGATTTTGTATAAGGTTATTAATGCCTGGCAGAATAAAACGTGGCCTGCGTTTCAACGTGCCTACACAAAATTCTTACATTGGAATTTAGCGAAGCCGTATCGTCCGGTTGTAATTGTATTAGCAAGTTTTGTTTTAGCTATTATGTTATTTGCCGCGCGTCAACCAAAAGTAGTGTTCTTCCCGCAAGGTGATCCAAACAATGTTTTTGTTTACGTAAAATTACCTGTTGGTACAGATCCTGTTTATACCAATCAGATTATGCGTAAGGTGGAAGCGAAAGTAGATTCGGTGATTGGAAAGGATAATCCGGTTGTGGAATCAATTATTACTAACGTAACCATTGGTGTAACTGATCCTCAAGATCAAGATCAAAATGCTTACCCCAACCGTGGTAAGATTGCGATTAATTTCGTTCGCTTTGGTTTAAGAAATGGCGAGTCTACTGCCAAATATTTAAATGCTTTGCAGAATATGAAGTGGAATATTCCGGGGGCAGATATTTCTGCCAATCAGGAGCAGGCTGGTCCTCCAACTTCCAAACCAATCAATATCGAAATACGTGGTGATAAGTTAGAAGATCTTATTTCAACAGCTAATCATTTAAAAAGATTTTTGGATGATCAGAAAATTGAAGGTGTGATGGAGTTGAAAAAGGATATTGAGGATAATAAACCGGAGATTGTTTTTGACATCGATCGTGAGCGCGCTAATCGTGAAGGAATTATGACCGGTCAAATTGCAATGGAAATTCGTGGTGCCGTATTCGGTGCGGAAGCAACAAAGTTCAGAGATGCCGATGATGAGTATCCTGTACAGTTAAGATACAAATATGATCAGCGAATTGATATTGAAACCATCAAAAATTTAAAAATCACTTTTCGTGATATGAATATGGGTGGTATGTTACGCAGTATTCCTTTATCGTCGGTGTGCGATATCCGTTATGCTCAAACTTACGGTGGTATTAAGCGCAAAAACTTCAAGCGTGTGATTACATTGGCATCTGATGTAAAACAAGGTTATAATGCGAATGAAGTGGTAGCGAAAGTACAGCGTGCGGCGGCAATGTATAATCCGGTTGGAAATGTAGAAGTAGCATTCACAGGTGAACAGGAAGAACAGAAAGAAACCGGTTCATTTTTATTAGGTGCCTTAGGAATTTCATTTGGATTGATGCTCTTAATTTTAGTAATGCAGTTTAACGCATTCGGTAAACCTGTTATTATCATGACAGAAATATTCTTCAGTATCATTGGTGTGCTATTAGGGACTGCCATTTTTAAAATGGACATGAGTATTGTAATGACCGGTGTAGGTATTATTGCTTTAGGTGGTATTGCAGTACGCAATGGAATTTTATTGGTAGAGTTTGCTGAAATGGAACGTGCAAGAGGAGTTAGTTTATGGGAGGCAACTGTGGAAGCAGGTCGTACCCGTATGACTCCGGTAATCTTAACCGCAACTGCAGCCATTTTAGGATTAATTCCATTAGCAGTTGGTTTAAATATTGATTTTGAAGGTTTGTTTACAAACTTTAGTCCGAATATTTATTTTGGCGGTGATAACGTTACATTCTGGGGACCATTATCGTGGACAATGATATTTGGTTTAGCTTTTGCGACAGTAATTACATTAGTTGTGGTTCCTGCCATGTACTTAATGGCTGAAAGATTAAAACGCAAAGCTGTTATAATTTTAAATCATTTTGAATTACCTGTGATCTTGATGTATGTACCGTTTTTCATCTTGATATGCCGTATTATCTTACGCATGAAGAAGGTGAAATTAGAGTACGGTAACTTGGATTACTAG
- a CDS encoding L,D-transpeptidase family protein, with amino-acid sequence MRFLNQTFLFIVVLLLAVSCEEEKIVEKKVVKVKIVQDVDISVKKEIFSLLTKRINYTTLALLDDTIRTMEYILPQFEITAPYFTQKAKWKPLADTLISIFKDARYYGLIPDDYHYNKIKELSETWFNAKDSVYDAFAIARAEILLMDACYKFGAHLNKGRFYPDSLMLEWNPKKLDSNWVSIINHGLQTGNIRAAFDSLEPQHEGYKFLKVELKKFILENDSLQWDSISFTNVTDTVLFYQQLKRRLMITGEYDSLVKGNDSVKIAKAIKKFQPKFNLEPDGKLGKYTRQALGYDKEKIIRQMEMALERWRWEPREFPKKYFWVNIPSADLHIWEYDKKEKRDTLVLKSNVVVGKPETPTPHAVKSKINYMLVYPYWNVPYSIAWKEILPMVQRDTSYLRKKGFECVDYKGRVMDISKMKWKKYSKDYLPFKFRQRIGGDNSLGICKFNFHNKYGIYMHDTNSKKYFKTFYRYQSHGCIRLEKFIETAKFLIRDDTLKLPYDTLMEYFLTPVQRQISIKKPVPIFVKYYTVRADDSTGLHMYIDIYRRDEKMMKMLYK; translated from the coding sequence ATGCGATTTCTTAACCAAACTTTTTTATTTATAGTCGTTTTATTGCTCGCCGTTTCTTGTGAGGAGGAGAAAATTGTCGAGAAAAAGGTCGTTAAGGTAAAAATTGTACAAGATGTAGATATCTCGGTAAAAAAGGAGATCTTCTCTCTTCTCACCAAACGAATTAATTACACTACGCTGGCTCTTTTGGATGATACGATTAGAACGATGGAGTACATCCTTCCGCAATTTGAAATTACTGCACCTTATTTCACGCAAAAAGCAAAATGGAAACCATTAGCGGACACTTTAATTAGCATTTTCAAGGATGCGCGTTATTATGGTTTAATTCCGGACGATTATCATTATAATAAAATCAAAGAATTATCCGAAACCTGGTTTAATGCTAAAGATAGCGTTTATGATGCTTTTGCCATTGCACGTGCTGAAATATTATTAATGGATGCGTGTTATAAATTTGGCGCACATTTGAATAAAGGAAGATTTTATCCGGATAGTTTAATGTTGGAGTGGAATCCAAAGAAGCTGGATAGTAATTGGGTAAGTATTATTAATCATGGTTTACAAACAGGAAACATTCGCGCTGCGTTTGATTCATTAGAGCCTCAACATGAAGGTTATAAATTTCTGAAAGTAGAATTGAAGAAATTCATTCTCGAGAACGATAGTTTGCAATGGGATTCAATTTCCTTCACCAACGTGACGGATACAGTTTTGTTTTATCAACAACTAAAGAGAAGATTGATGATTACAGGAGAGTATGACAGTTTGGTGAAAGGAAATGACAGTGTGAAAATTGCGAAGGCGATAAAGAAGTTTCAGCCAAAGTTTAATTTAGAGCCTGACGGGAAACTGGGTAAGTATACGCGACAAGCATTAGGTTACGATAAAGAAAAAATAATCCGTCAGATGGAAATGGCTTTAGAGAGATGGCGATGGGAACCAAGAGAATTTCCAAAAAAATATTTTTGGGTAAATATCCCAAGTGCCGATTTACACATTTGGGAATATGACAAGAAAGAAAAGAGGGATACTTTAGTATTAAAGTCCAATGTGGTTGTTGGGAAACCGGAAACACCAACACCACACGCAGTAAAGAGTAAAATCAATTATATGTTGGTGTATCCATATTGGAATGTACCTTATAGTATTGCATGGAAGGAAATATTACCCATGGTGCAACGCGATACAAGTTATTTGAGAAAGAAGGGTTTTGAGTGTGTAGATTATAAGGGAAGGGTAATGGATATTTCAAAAATGAAGTGGAAGAAGTACAGTAAAGATTATTTACCATTTAAATTCCGACAAAGAATTGGTGGAGATAATAGTTTGGGTATTTGTAAGTTTAATTTTCATAATAAGTACGGTATTTACATGCACGATACAAACAGCAAGAAGTACTTTAAAACATTTTATCGTTATCAAAGTCATGGTTGTATACGTTTGGAAAAATTTATTGAAACGGCTAAGTTTTTAATTCGCGATGATACATTGAAATTGCCGTATGATACGTTGATGGAGTATTTTTTAACACCGGTGCAACGACAAATAAGCATTAAGAAACCGGTTCCGATTTTCGTAAAATATTATACCGTTCGTGCCGATGATTCTACCGGCTTACATATGTATATTGACATATACAGACGTGATGAAAAAATGATGAAAATGTTGTATAAATAA
- a CDS encoding T9SS type A sorting domain-containing protein, whose translation MKIKELQIKQRLKKLTAFASAAFILMGTKSHAQCIATTNSPTGTITVSPYVQTCLSSNMFPGSYTSFSVTSTGQYAILTSFGTQVTVTDNANNPLAFGFGSALYTGILTPGVYRVHIHNTAGCSISGGSRIVCVAPRNNAFSFDGVNDYVDLGTAITSSLTGKDRLTVEAWVYPNSNTGVHSIVGNHQGPTQFELRTNGTNFNFFIGFGAFGVTSVATVTLNTWTHVAGVFDQNKLSIYVNGMPSGTVAVSSFSFPVSSVSTKIGLDGFSSEFDGAIDEVRIWNRALCQGEILNNKNGPIPTTNSGLIANYHFNQGVAGGSNPTVTSLVDDSGNGINGTIMNAALTGAVSNWIGSGSYPDNGSIIPFVSPNISITGTTSVCSGSSATLTANGASTYTWVSGPTTAANVISPTVTTTYSVTGTNSLGCVSNMAQQTVSVNALPSVTVNSGSICSGFSFTMVPTGASTYSYSSGSAVVSPTATTAYTVTGTNAQGCSADAVSNVTVNICAAAEALNFVSTAPGDKVVLPTAISTSLSTNNNITVEAWVKPTSLSGLGCIVGNYSTPNNQMQFLLRRELGTNYRFWIGNSATATYTSVASSATPTLNVWQHVAGVWNGTVASIYINGVLSGTASITYPSFVATSNSVTIGGNGINENFNGDIDEIRLWNRALCQGEIVNNMNGEIATNANGLMANYHFNQGLASQSNSSITSLTDATSNSFNGTLTGFALTGSTSNWIAPGAVSVTATPFTSPTVTINGNNSICVGSSDTLTANGNVTSYSWVSGPTTSVNIVTPTVTTTYSVSGLNSGCPSNMAVFTVTVNNLPTVTATTGNTIICGPPFQGTATLTANGASTYTWNTSANGSSIAVSPSVTTTYTVTGTDANGCANTAVVTQSVSTCTGIDGSKSIASQVKIYPNPNNGFISVELPYEAKMEIINVLGQAVYSETIIEGKNEINLSALQNGVYFIKLSSSQGESITRIIKQ comes from the coding sequence ATGAAAATTAAAGAACTACAAATCAAACAGAGATTAAAAAAACTAACGGCCTTTGCCTCTGCGGCTTTTATCCTAATGGGAACAAAAAGCCATGCACAATGTATTGCCACAACAAATTCGCCAACCGGTACCATAACGGTATCGCCTTACGTGCAAACTTGTCTCTCAAGTAACATGTTTCCGGGAAGCTATACATCCTTCAGTGTAACCTCTACAGGACAATACGCTATTCTTACTTCATTTGGTACTCAAGTTACAGTAACTGATAACGCCAATAATCCGCTTGCTTTTGGTTTTGGCTCCGCATTATACACCGGTATTTTAACTCCCGGAGTATATCGTGTACATATACATAACACAGCCGGCTGCTCTATAAGTGGAGGCTCGCGTATTGTATGTGTTGCACCAAGAAACAATGCGTTTAGTTTTGATGGAGTTAACGATTATGTGGATTTAGGAACCGCTATCACATCATCCCTAACCGGTAAAGATAGATTAACAGTTGAGGCGTGGGTGTACCCGAACTCAAACACAGGAGTGCATAGTATTGTTGGTAATCACCAAGGACCAACCCAATTCGAATTAAGAACTAATGGCACTAATTTCAATTTCTTCATTGGCTTCGGTGCTTTTGGTGTCACATCTGTTGCAACCGTAACATTAAATACATGGACACATGTAGCGGGTGTTTTCGATCAAAATAAACTATCGATTTACGTTAATGGAATGCCTTCAGGGACTGTTGCCGTTTCATCTTTTTCATTTCCTGTTTCATCTGTATCCACTAAAATTGGATTGGATGGTTTTTCTTCAGAGTTTGATGGTGCTATTGACGAGGTTCGAATTTGGAATCGCGCTCTTTGTCAGGGAGAAATACTAAATAATAAAAACGGACCAATTCCAACAACTAATTCTGGTTTAATTGCCAATTACCATTTCAATCAAGGTGTAGCAGGGGGCAGTAACCCGACCGTTACCAGTTTAGTTGATGATAGTGGAAATGGTATTAATGGTACAATTATGAACGCTGCATTAACCGGCGCGGTTTCTAATTGGATAGGCTCAGGGTCATACCCTGATAATGGCTCTATCATTCCGTTCGTTAGTCCAAATATTTCTATCACAGGAACAACCAGCGTTTGCTCCGGATCATCGGCTACATTAACCGCGAACGGAGCAAGCACTTACACATGGGTAAGTGGCCCAACTACTGCCGCTAATGTAATTAGTCCAACTGTAACTACAACATATTCTGTAACGGGAACCAATTCTTTAGGTTGTGTTTCTAATATGGCTCAACAAACTGTATCAGTAAATGCGCTTCCTTCCGTGACCGTAAACAGCGGTTCAATTTGCAGTGGATTTAGTTTCACTATGGTTCCGACAGGAGCAAGCACTTATAGCTACAGTAGCGGAAGCGCTGTTGTATCACCAACTGCAACTACAGCATATACTGTTACAGGTACTAATGCACAAGGCTGTTCTGCTGACGCAGTATCCAATGTGACTGTGAATATTTGTGCTGCGGCTGAAGCTTTAAATTTTGTTTCAACTGCTCCCGGAGATAAAGTTGTTCTACCAACTGCCATCAGTACCTCACTTTCAACGAATAATAATATTACTGTAGAAGCTTGGGTTAAGCCAACTTCATTGAGCGGACTTGGTTGTATTGTTGGAAATTACAGTACTCCAAATAATCAAATGCAGTTTTTATTAAGAAGAGAACTTGGTACAAACTACAGATTTTGGATTGGAAATTCAGCTACCGCCACATATACCTCAGTTGCAAGTAGCGCAACACCAACTTTAAATGTATGGCAGCACGTGGCAGGGGTATGGAACGGTACAGTTGCCTCTATCTATATTAATGGTGTTCTTTCAGGAACTGCATCAATTACTTATCCAAGTTTTGTTGCTACTTCAAATTCGGTTACTATTGGCGGTAACGGAATAAATGAAAATTTCAATGGTGATATTGATGAAATTCGTTTATGGAACCGCGCTTTATGTCAAGGTGAAATCGTTAATAACATGAATGGAGAAATTGCAACCAATGCAAACGGTTTAATGGCTAATTACCATTTCAACCAAGGATTAGCTTCTCAATCAAATTCTTCAATTACTTCCTTAACTGATGCCACTTCTAACTCATTCAATGGTACTTTAACAGGATTTGCATTAACAGGGTCAACTTCAAACTGGATTGCTCCGGGTGCTGTATCCGTAACTGCTACTCCGTTTACAAGCCCAACTGTTACAATAAACGGTAACAATAGTATTTGTGTTGGCTCTTCAGATACCTTAACCGCAAATGGAAACGTTACAAGTTATAGTTGGGTATCAGGACCAACAACATCTGTGAATATAGTTACACCTACAGTTACTACTACTTATTCTGTTAGTGGTTTAAATTCAGGTTGTCCTTCTAACATGGCTGTATTTACCGTTACCGTAAACAATCTTCCTACAGTTACTGCAACTACAGGCAATACTATTATTTGCGGTCCTCCATTCCAGGGCACAGCCACTTTAACAGCGAATGGCGCATCTACTTATACATGGAACACATCTGCTAACGGTTCGTCCATTGCAGTTTCTCCATCAGTTACTACTACATATACAGTAACCGGAACGGATGCCAATGGTTGTGCAAATACAGCAGTAGTTACACAAAGCGTAAGTACTTGTACAGGTATCGATGGATCTAAATCAATCGCGTCACAAGTAAAAATATATCCTAATCCTAATAATGGCTTTATATCTGTTGAATTACCATATGAGGCTAAAATGGAAATAATTAATGTACTTGGTCAGGCTGTTTATTCAGAAACTATAATTGAAGGCAAAAATGAAATTAATTTAAGTGCGCTACAAAATGGTGTATACTTTATCAAACTTTCATCAAGTCAAGGAGAATCAATTACTAGAATAATTAAACAATAA
- a CDS encoding response regulator transcription factor encodes MKNLKVLIVDDEVLIAEDLKDILKSFGIQNIHLAHSKTEALTALNEIRPHLALLDIRMENELDGLELGQYIIDTLKIPFIYITAHSDMVMIEKIVKTKPSAYITKPFKKSDLFASINLIRESLSENQAAVLNIKDGYNTVILPFDTILYIEGEGNYINIYSESKKIVSRQSLDSVYDLLDTRKFFRIHRSYIVNTQKITKYSKKEVELNSIKLPVSRNIAEEFENFMKQLS; translated from the coding sequence ATGAAAAACTTAAAAGTATTGATAGTCGATGATGAAGTTCTAATTGCTGAAGACTTAAAAGATATTTTAAAAAGCTTCGGCATACAGAATATTCACTTAGCGCACTCCAAAACAGAGGCACTAACGGCATTAAATGAAATTCGTCCCCATCTTGCTTTACTGGATATCAGAATGGAAAATGAACTGGATGGATTAGAATTGGGTCAATATATTATTGACACCCTAAAGATTCCTTTCATTTATATTACAGCCCATTCTGACATGGTGATGATTGAAAAAATTGTCAAGACAAAACCATCAGCCTATATTACAAAACCATTTAAGAAATCAGACTTATTTGCAAGTATTAATCTGATACGGGAATCGCTTTCAGAAAATCAAGCTGCCGTATTAAACATTAAAGACGGCTATAATACGGTGATTTTACCATTTGATACAATTCTTTATATTGAAGGAGAAGGCAATTATATTAACATATATAGCGAATCAAAAAAAATCGTAAGTCGCCAAAGCCTGGATAGTGTTTATGATTTATTGGATACAAGAAAATTTTTCAGAATTCACCGTTCCTATATTGTTAACACCCAAAAAATTACAAAGTATTCAAAAAAAGAAGTGGAGCTTAACTCTATCAAGCTTCCGGTTTCGCGTAATATTGCCGAAGAATTTGAAAACTTCATGAAACAACTATCTTAA
- a CDS encoding BamA/TamA family outer membrane protein: MKNLSIILSVLTSVTCFSQRLQDTSRNVNFLALPVIFRTPETGWAYGATGSIAFKTTHRNDTLTRTSVIQATGIWTERGQNLQGLDATIYFPKENYIFYFQSSHTYFPENFWGIGTKTQDEWAERYVYEQFQISPHIKKKIYKRLFIGVIADYQNVFKVAYLPGGVFDSAKVSGKSPYQIAGAGLSLSYDTRNKAFWPTKGFFVQSTFTGYNKNIGSNYDFTKWIVDVRLYQHLFLKHVLAVQFYNYSTFGNTPVRNYAAIGGQDNLRGFYRGRFRDKNAATLIAEFRAPIIWKLGVCLFGGFGNVYSTQNPFVKNDLLYSFGGGLRLTILERDKLNLRIDYGYHNKYNSGLYVTIGESF; encoded by the coding sequence GTGAAAAACCTGAGTATAATATTAAGTGTTCTAACATCTGTAACATGTTTTTCACAACGACTTCAAGACACAAGCAGAAACGTAAATTTTTTAGCGCTTCCAGTTATCTTCAGAACCCCCGAAACCGGATGGGCATATGGCGCAACAGGCTCTATTGCTTTTAAAACCACACACCGAAACGATACGCTTACGCGCACTTCAGTTATCCAGGCGACAGGTATTTGGACAGAGCGCGGACAAAATTTACAAGGCTTAGACGCTACTATTTATTTTCCGAAGGAGAATTATATATTCTACTTCCAATCATCACACACTTACTTTCCGGAAAACTTTTGGGGAATTGGCACAAAAACTCAAGACGAATGGGCCGAACGTTACGTCTATGAACAATTCCAAATTTCTCCGCACATCAAAAAGAAAATCTATAAAAGATTATTCATAGGGGTTATTGCCGATTATCAAAATGTATTTAAAGTGGCGTATTTACCTGGTGGCGTATTCGACAGCGCAAAAGTATCAGGAAAATCACCCTATCAAATTGCGGGAGCAGGATTAAGCCTAAGCTATGACACCCGTAACAAGGCTTTTTGGCCCACCAAAGGTTTTTTTGTACAAAGTACTTTTACAGGCTACAATAAAAACATTGGTTCGAATTATGACTTTACAAAATGGATTGTTGATGTCCGTTTGTATCAACATTTATTTTTAAAACATGTTTTAGCGGTTCAGTTTTACAATTACTCAACGTTTGGTAATACACCTGTAAGAAATTATGCAGCCATTGGTGGTCAAGATAATTTACGGGGTTTTTACAGAGGGAGATTCAGAGATAAAAATGCCGCAACATTAATCGCTGAATTCAGAGCACCGATTATCTGGAAATTAGGCGTGTGTTTATTTGGTGGTTTCGGAAATGTGTACAGTACACAAAATCCGTTTGTGAAAAACGATTTACTCTATAGTTTTGGAGGCGGACTTCGCTTAACTATTCTGGAAAGAGATAAACTTAATTTACGAATTGATTACGGTTATCACAACAAATACAATAGCGGACTTTACGTTACGATTGGGGAGAGCTTTTAA